In the genome of Tripterygium wilfordii isolate XIE 37 chromosome 19, ASM1340144v1, whole genome shotgun sequence, one region contains:
- the LOC119986247 gene encoding protein DEK-like isoform X2 has product MSVEVEDVEDPVNLCMGEEDSKTELPELATNGNCLPDKADEDVTKKEQESDGVKEMEEDKKRVTEKMDEDQHANEGKESNGMVEKVEEEKEEPKAESMEEDSGPKEDQDIEEKEEPKAESMEQDTGPIENQDTEEKKEDKEEAEEKVDGSRAEEEEVDGSCAEEKEEVDVSYAEQGEKRENNEEEKGPKKRRKERGSSQKKGAVEKVKDKRKAVKEKQEPEQRTPATDRPVRERKSVERLVASIERDAVKDFQIEKGRGTPLKDIPNVAFKLSRRKLDDTFKLLHSILFARRGKAVQIKSNVSRFSGFVWHENEEKQKTRVKEKLDKCNKENLLEFCDILDISVAKATTKKEDIITKLIDFLVAPHATTDVLLAEKEKSNKGKKRKRVVTKTSPKSRSVSSKGSAKSSRKAEDTSKSEKKSTVDTEEDDSEEEVEEKDDEEHGEEENRNGVTEKSDDEMLEHSASDEKDESEEDTGKSKSSSKSPFKKKKPAGKSRTKNISVSNKTSTPKRTPKMSSSKRFPADDDSDASPKVSSRKKVEKVVKEEKSTPRKSASKEKKTGKNVTKGKEKAKVKKPPSDDQLRDAICGILKVVDFNTATFTDILKQLAGQFNTDLTPRKSSIKLMIQEELTKLADEVDDEDEEEAAAAADQENEASPIEVKVQ; this is encoded by the exons GTATGGGTGAGGAAGATTCAAAGACTGAACTTCCAGAGTTAGCAACAAATGGAAATTGTCTACCAGATAAGGCGGATGAAGATGTGACTAAGAAAGAACAGGAAAGTGATGGTGTGAAAGAAATGGAAGAAGATAAGAAACGGGTGACTGAGAAAATGGATGAAGACCAACATGCAAATGAAGGCAAAGAAAGCAATGGCATGGTGGAAAAagtagaagaagagaaggaggaaCCAAAGGCAGAATCTATGGAAGAAGATAGTGGTCCTAAAGAAGATCAGGATATCGAAGAGAAGGAGGAACCAAAGGCTGAATCAATGGAACAAGATACTGGCCCAATAGAAAACCAGGATAccgaagaaaagaaggaagataAAGAAGAGGCAGAAGAGAAGGTTGATGGGTCCCGtgctgaagaagaagaggttgaTGGGTCCTGTgctgaagaaaaagaagaggttGATGTGTCATATGCTGAacaaggagagaagagagaaaacaatgaGGAAGAGAAAGGGCCAAAGAAACGTAGAAAAGAAAGGGGTAGTAGTCAAAAGAAGGGTGCTGTCGAGAAAGTGAAAGATAAAAGGAAGGCTGTGAAGGAGAAGCAGGAGCCAGAGCAAAGAACACCTGCTACTGATCGGCCTGTACGAGAGCGGAAATCTGTCGAAAGGCTGGTGgcatctatagagagagatgCTGTCAAGGACTTCCAAATTGAAAAG GGTCGTGGCACGCCCCTGAAAGATATACCTAATG TGGCATTTAAATTGTCaagaagaaagcttgatgaCACATTCAAATTGCTTCATTCAATTCTCTTTGCAAGGAGAGGGAAG GCTGTCCAGATCAAGAGTAATGTATCCCGTTTTTCTGGTTTTGTGTGGCATGAAAACGAG GAAAAGCAAAAGACAAGAGTGAAGGAAAAGCTCGACAAATGTAATAAAgagaacttgttggagttctGTGATATACTGGATATATCTGTTGCCAAGGCTACTACAAAGAAG GAAGATATTATTACAAAGTTGATCGACTTTTTGGTGGCCCCTCATGCTACAACAGATGTGCTTCTTGCGGAAAAGGAGaag TCAAATAAGGGCAAAAAGCGAAAGAGGGTGGTGACCAAAACTTCACCAAAATCTCGAAGTGTATCTTCAAAAGGTTCAGCAAAG TCTTCAAGAAAAGCTGAGGATACATCAAAGTCAGAGAAAAAGAGTACTGTTGAtacagaagaagatgattcAGAAGAGGAAGtagaagaaaaagatgatgaagaacatggaGAAGAGGAAAACAGGAATGGTGTTACTGAAAAATCGGATGATGAGATGCTTGAGCATTCTGCAAGTGACGAGAAAGATGAATCTGAAGAGGACACAGGGAAAAGCAAAAGCAGTTCTAAATCTCCCTTCAAAAAGAAGAAACCTGCTGGAAAGTCCAGAACAAAGAATATCAGTGTGTCAAATAAAACCAGTACTCCTAAAAGAACACCTAAAATGTCATCATCAAAACGCTTTCCGGCTGATGATGACAGTGATGCAAGTCCAAAGGTTTCCTCAAGGAAGAAGGTTGAAAAAGTAGTGAAAGAGGAGAAATCAACTCCAAGGAAATCTGCATCAAAGGAGAAGAAAACTGGTAAA AATGTtacaaaagggaaggagaaagcaaaagtGAAAAAGCCTCCTAGTGATGATCAGCTTAGAGATGCTATATGTGGTATTCTCAAAGTAGTGGACTTCAATACG GCTACATTCACTGACATTCTGAAGCAACTTG CTGGGCAATTCAATACCGATCTCACCCCAAGAAAGTCATCCATTAAGCTCATGATCCAGGAAGAACTTACGAAACTAGCTGATGAGGTGGACgatgaggatgaagaagaagcagcagcagcagctgacCAAGAGAATGAAGCCTCACCCATCGAGGTGAAAGTCCAGTAA
- the LOC119986247 gene encoding protein DEK-like isoform X1, which yields MSVEVEDVEDPVNLCMGEEDSKTELPELATNGNCLPDKADEDVTKKEQESDGVKEMEEDKKRVTEKMDEDQHANEGKESNGMVEKVEEEKEEPKAESMEEDSGPKEDQDIEEKEEPKAESMEQDTGPIENQDTEEKKEDKEEAEEKVDGSRAEEEEVDGSCAEEKEEVDVSYAEQGEKRENNEEEKGPKKRRKERGSSQKKGAVEKVKDKRKAVKEKQEPEQRTPATDRPVRERKSVERLVASIERDAVKDFQIEKGRGTPLKDIPNVAFKLSRRKLDDTFKLLHSILFARRGKAVQIKSNVSRFSGFVWHENEEKQKTRVKEKLDKCNKENLLEFCDILDISVAKATTKKEDIITKLIDFLVAPHATTDVLLAEKEKSNKGKKRKRVVTKTSPKSRSVSSKGSAKSSRKAEDTSKSEKKSTVDTEEDDSEEEVEEKDDEEHGEEENRNGVTEKSDDEMLEHSASDEKDESEEDTGKSKSSSKSPFKKKKPAGKSRTKNISVSNKTSTPKRTPKMSSSKRFPADDDSDASPKVSSRKKVEKVVKEEKSTPRKSASKEKKTGKNVTKGKEKAKVKKPPSDDQLRDAICGILKVVDFNTATFTDILKQLAGQFNTDLTPRKSSIKLMIQEELTKLADEVDDEDEEEAAAAADQENEASPIEVKVQ from the exons GTATGGGTGAGGAAGATTCAAAGACTGAACTTCCAGAGTTAGCAACAAATGGAAATTGTCTACCAGATAAGGCGGATGAAGATGTGACTAAGAAAGAACAGGAAAGTGATGGTGTGAAAGAAATGGAAGAAGATAAGAAACGGGTGACTGAGAAAATGGATGAAGACCAACATGCAAATGAAGGCAAAGAAAGCAATGGCATGGTGGAAAAagtagaagaagagaaggaggaaCCAAAGGCAGAATCTATGGAAGAAGATAGTGGTCCTAAAGAAGATCAGGATATCGAAGAGAAGGAGGAACCAAAGGCTGAATCAATGGAACAAGATACTGGCCCAATAGAAAACCAGGATAccgaagaaaagaaggaagataAAGAAGAGGCAGAAGAGAAGGTTGATGGGTCCCGtgctgaagaagaagaggttgaTGGGTCCTGTgctgaagaaaaagaagaggttGATGTGTCATATGCTGAacaaggagagaagagagaaaacaatgaGGAAGAGAAAGGGCCAAAGAAACGTAGAAAAGAAAGGGGTAGTAGTCAAAAGAAGGGTGCTGTCGAGAAAGTGAAAGATAAAAGGAAGGCTGTGAAGGAGAAGCAGGAGCCAGAGCAAAGAACACCTGCTACTGATCGGCCTGTACGAGAGCGGAAATCTGTCGAAAGGCTGGTGgcatctatagagagagatgCTGTCAAGGACTTCCAAATTGAAAAG GGTCGTGGCACGCCCCTGAAAGATATACCTAATG TGGCATTTAAATTGTCaagaagaaagcttgatgaCACATTCAAATTGCTTCATTCAATTCTCTTTGCAAGGAGAGGGAAG GCTGTCCAGATCAAGAGTAATGTATCCCGTTTTTCTGGTTTTGTGTGGCATGAAAACGAG GAAAAGCAAAAGACAAGAGTGAAGGAAAAGCTCGACAAATGTAATAAAgagaacttgttggagttctGTGATATACTGGATATATCTGTTGCCAAGGCTACTACAAAGAAG GAAGATATTATTACAAAGTTGATCGACTTTTTGGTGGCCCCTCATGCTACAACAGATGTGCTTCTTGCGGAAAAGGAGaag TCAAATAAGGGCAAAAAGCGAAAGAGGGTGGTGACCAAAACTTCACCAAAATCTCGAAGTGTATCTTCAAAAGGTTCAGCAAAG TCTTCAAGAAAAGCTGAGGATACATCAAAGTCAGAGAAAAAGAGTACTGTTGAtacagaagaagatgattcAGAAGAGGAAGtagaagaaaaagatgatgaagaacatggaGAAGAGGAAAACAGGAATGGTGTTACTGAAAAATCGGATGATGAGATGCTTGAGCATTCTGCAAGTGACGAGAAAGATGAATCTGAAGAGGACACAGGGAAAAGCAAAAGCAGTTCTAAATCTCCCTTCAAAAAGAAGAAACCTGCTGGAAAGTCCAGAACAAAGAATATCAGTGTGTCAAATAAAACCAGTACTCCTAAAAGAACACCTAAAATGTCATCATCAAAACGCTTTCCGGCTGATGATGACAGTGATGCAAGTCCAAAGGTTTCCTCAAGGAAGAAGGTTGAAAAAGTAGTGAAAGAGGAGAAATCAACTCCAAGGAAATCTGCATCAAAGGAGAAGAAAACTG GTAAAAATGTtacaaaagggaaggagaaagcaaaagtGAAAAAGCCTCCTAGTGATGATCAGCTTAGAGATGCTATATGTGGTATTCTCAAAGTAGTGGACTTCAATACG GCTACATTCACTGACATTCTGAAGCAACTTG CTGGGCAATTCAATACCGATCTCACCCCAAGAAAGTCATCCATTAAGCTCATGATCCAGGAAGAACTTACGAAACTAGCTGATGAGGTGGACgatgaggatgaagaagaagcagcagcagcagctgacCAAGAGAATGAAGCCTCACCCATCGAGGTGAAAGTCCAGTAA
- the LOC119986248 gene encoding nuclear transcription factor Y subunit B-3-like — protein sequence MEDSGNDSGGGNPTANSGDLSSPREQDRLLPIANVSRIMKKALPANAKISKDAKETVQECVSEFISFVTGEASDKCQREKRKTINGDDLLWAMTTLGFEEYVEPLKVYLQRFREMEGERTAAGVRERDTQEEIGGGGGGVGSVDVNGSGVGMVGYLYGSGSGGFHQMGGPGHIGPVANMVRPR from the coding sequence ATGGAAGACTCCGGCAACGACTCCGGAGGAGGTAACCCGACGGCGAATTCTGGCGATCTATCGTCACCACGAGAGCAAGACCGGCTACTTCCAATCGCAAACGTGAGCAGGATCATGAAGAAGGCACTCCCAGCGAACGCGAAGATATCAAAGGACGCTAAAGAGACAGTACAGGAGTGTGTGTCGGAATTCATAAGCTTCGTCACCGGAGAAGCCTCCGACAAGTGccagagagagaagaggaagacgATCAACGGAGATGATTTACTGTGGGCCATGACAACACTCGGATTCGAGGAATACGTGGAGCCTCTCAAGGTTTACTTGCAGAGGTTTAGGGAAATGGAAGGAGAGAGAACCGCTGCGGGGGTGCGCGAGAGGGACACGCAGGAAGAGATCGGCGGCGGCGGTGGTGGGGTGGGGAGTGTTGATGTGAATGGCAGTGGTGTTGGGATGGTGGGGTATCTTTATGGTTCTGGTTCTGGCGGGTTTCATCAAATGGGCGGGCCTGGTCATATTGGGCCTGTAGCTAATATGGTTCGGCCCAGATAA
- the LOC119986246 gene encoding uncharacterized PE-PGRS family protein PE_PGRS46-like yields MDETEGGDFHRNEAISAVADDGFLGEEDDDYEDLYNDVNVGEGFLQSLSRKNQAPDVAYQDDAAAASTNNGNNNGGSRNDVEESKDAYPQVEPIPGTSQVSLSGVAGESSVSRVAGYESQGYKGPSYLGPAGSGGIRVELGQGSSKVSEVENQSANINNIIINTISVNNSSVAMHQQQEPQQVPPHPAPVGNIGTLVNDNVNRNMNVAVGGAGNSAHNVGGVGGGGGGGTILFVGDLHWWTTDAELEAELVKYGSVKEVKFFDEKASGKSKGYCQVEFYDPAAATACKEGMNGQLFNGRPCVVAFASPYTVKRMGEAQVNRNQQGVAPARRGPNDAGGKGGPGAGPSAGGNNMAGGGPGGNYQGGDGNRGYGRGNWGRGNAQGMGSRGPGPMRNRPGGMGGRGLMGNGGNGFGQGIGAASPMLHPQSMMGQGFDPAFGGPMGRMGSYGGFPGAPTPPFSGVLSSFPPVGGMGFPGVAPHVNPAFFGRGMPMNGMGMMPSGGVDGPNMGMWADPSMGGWGGEEHGGGRAGESSYGEEAVSDHQYGEVSHDRGGWQNPGKDKDRASERDWSGSSDRRYRDDRDTGYERDLPREKDTGGQDHEWSERRHRDDRDVVKERDRDRERDREHSRDRDRERDRDRDRERERDRYKDDRDRYVDHHRYRDREVEHDDEWDRGRSSRTHSKSRLSHDEEHRSRSRDADYGKRRRLTSD; encoded by the coding sequence CCTGACGTGGCCTACCAAGATGATGCCGCTGCTGCCAGTACCAATAACGGGAACAACAATGGCGGCAGCAGAAACGACGTGGAAGAGAGCAAGGATGCTTATCCCCAGGTTGAACCGATTCCAGGTACTTCTCAAGTATCTTTATCAGGTGTTGCTGGTGAAAGTAGTGTTTCTAGGGTTGCTGGTTATGAAAGTCAGGGGTATAAGGGGCCATCTTATTTGGGCCCAGCTGGATCGGGAGGGATTAGGGTTGAATTGGGGCAAGGTTCTAGTAAAGTAAGCGAGGTTGAGAATCAAAGTgctaatattaataatattattattaacacCATTAGCGTTAACAACAGTAGTGTGGCTATGCATCAACAGCAAGAGCCACAACAGGTGCCACCGCATCCTGCTCCTGTGGGGAATATAGGGACTCTAGTCAATGATAATGTGAATAGAAACATGAATGTTGCTGTTGGTGGTGCTGGAAATTCTGCTCATAATGTTGGTGGTGTGGGTGGGGGTGGAGGTGGTGGCACAATCTTATTTGTCGGGGATTTGCATTGGTGGACGACAGATGCGGAGCTTGAGGCAGAGTTGGTGAAGTATGGGTCTGTGAAGGAAGTGAAATTTTTTGATGAGAAGGCAAGTGGGAAATCAAAAGGTTATTGCCAGGTGGAGTTTTATGATCCGGCTGCAGCCACGGCTTGCAAGGAGGGTATGAATGGGCAACTTTTTAATGGGCGGCCCTGTGTGGTGGCTTTTGCTTCACCTTATACTGTTAAGAGGATGGGAGAGGCCCAGGTCAACAGGAATCAGCAGGGGGTTGCGCCTGCTAGAAGGGGGCCTAATGATGCTGGGGGAAAGGGTGGTCCAGGTGCTGGTCCTAGTGCTGGTGGGAATAATATGGCAGGTGGTGGGCCTGGTGGCAATTATCAAGGTGGTGATGGTAATAGAGGGTATGGTAGAGGAAATTGGGGGAGGGGTAATGCACAGGGAATGGGAAGTAGGGGACCTGGTCCAATGAGGAATAGGCCTGGTGGGATGGGTGGTAGAGGTTTAATGGGCAACGGTGGAAATGGGTTTGGCCAAGGCATTGGTGCAGCTTCTCCAATGTTGCACCCTCAGTCAATGATGGGACAGGGTTTTGATCCTGCATTTGGTGGGCCAATGGGGAGAATGGGAAGTTATGGAGGCTTTCCTGGAGCTCCTACACCTCCATTTTCTGGTGTTTTATCTTCATTTCCGCCTGTGGGAGGTATGGGTTTTCCTGGTGTGGCTCCTCATGTGAATCCAGCCTTTTTTGGCAGAGGGATGCCTATGAATGGAATGGGGATGATGCCGTCTGGTGGTGTTGATGGGCCTAATATGGGAATGTGGGCAGATCCTAGTATGGGTGGATGGGGTGGTGAAGAGCATGGTGGTGGAAgagcaggtgagtctagttatGGAGAGGAAGCTGTGTCCGACCATCAATACGGTGAGGTGAGTCATGACAGAGGAGGCTGGCAAAATCCTGGGAAGGACAAAGATAGGGCTTCGGAGAGGGACTGGTCTGGTTCTTCCGATAGAAGGTATCGTGATGATAGAGATACTGGATATGAAAGAGATTTGCCTAGAGAAAAGGATACGGGTGGTCAAGACCACGAATGGTCAGAAAGAAGGCATCGTGATGACAGAGATGTTGTTAAAGAACGAGACAGAGATCGTGAAAGGGATCGAGAACATTCTCGTGATCGTGATCGAGAGCGTGACAGGGATCGTGATCGTGAAAGGGAACGTGATCGATACAAGGATGACAGAGATAGATATGTCGATCATCATAGATACAGAGACCGGGAAGTGGAGCATGATGATGAATGGGACAGGGGAAGGTCATCGAGAACTCACAGCAAGTCACGGTTGTCGCATGATGAGGAACATAGGTCAAGATCTAGGGATGCTGATTATGGGAAGAGGCGAAGGCTTACCTCAGACTGA